ACGACGCTGCCGCGCCGCCATACCTCCGCAATGTCAGCCACGTTGAAGTCATAACGGTACTCCTCAGAGAGGTCCTGTGAGACCGCATTACGCAGGATGTCGAAGCCCTCCGCATAGGCCTGCATCAGGCCGTACTCGATGCCGTTGTGAACCATCTTGACGAAATGACCGGCGCCGGCAGGGCCGCAGTGCAGGTAGCCATCCTCTGCCGTGCCGCCTGACTTCTCATGGCCGGGGGTGCGCGGGATGTCGCCTGGTCCCGGCGCGAGCGTCCTGAAGATCGGCTCCAGGCGCTCGACCGCATGCGCTGCGCCCCCGATCATCAGGCAGTAGCCACGCTCCAGTCCCCAGATCCCGCCGCTGGTGCCTACATCCACGTACTGGATGCCTCTCGCCTGGAGCGCCTTCGCGCGACGCACATCATCCTTATAGTAGGAGTTGCCGCCGTCGATGATGATGTCGTCCGCGTCCATCTGCTGTGCCAACGCCGTAACGGTCTGCTCCGTCGGCTTACCCGCCGGCACCATCACCCATGCCGCCCGCGGCCTGGTGAGGTCGCGTACGAACTCATCCGGCGACATGGCGGCTGTTGCGCCCTCCTGCGCCAATGCTCTTACGCGGTCGGGATCTGCGTCGAACACGACGCACTCATGCCCGCCTCGCATCAGGCGGCGGACTATGTTCGCGCCCATCCTGCCCAGACCGATCATCCCGAGTTGCATCGTGTGTGCTCCTCTTGCGAAAAAAGCGGTCAGTGTAATGCGTGTTGCAGTGCCG
This region of Candidatus Methylomirabilis sp. genomic DNA includes:
- a CDS encoding NADP-dependent phosphogluconate dehydrogenase — encoded protein: MQLGMIGLGRMGANIVRRLMRGGHECVVFDADPDRVRALAQEGATAAMSPDEFVRDLTRPRAAWVMVPAGKPTEQTVTALAQQMDADDIIIDGGNSYYKDDVRRAKALQARGIQYVDVGTSGGIWGLERGYCLMIGGAAHAVERLEPIFRTLAPGPGDIPRTPGHEKSGGTAEDGYLHCGPAGAGHFVKMVHNGIEYGLMQAYAEGFDILRNAVSQDLSEEYRYDFNVADIAEVWRRGSVV